In Anopheles bellator chromosome 2, idAnoBellAS_SP24_06.2, whole genome shotgun sequence, the genomic stretch CTGCATTTGAGACCGAGCTGATGACTGCCGAGTTCGAACGCATCCAGAACCGTTTACCGATGGAACCGCTGAGCATGAAACGGTACGAactaccaccgccaccggccggcaaAATGAATGAAGTGTCAGCGTGGACGGAAAGTGTGGACAATTCGATGGCCCAGCTCGAGCACCAAGCCGTACGGGCCATGAACCTGGAACTGATGTCAGAGTATGGATGCGAGATGTGGAAATCCTATCTCGAAACACTGGTAGCGATGCAGGCCAAGTGTCAAGCGCGCCTGGCGGAAGTGAAGAAGGAAATACAGGACGTGAACTGGGGc encodes the following:
- the LOC131210026 gene encoding pre-mRNA-splicing factor SPF27, whose product is MAVEVLVDALPYIDLGYDDPGVREAAIAMVEEECRRYRPTKNYLEHLPPLATTAFETELMTAEFERIQNRLPMEPLSMKRYELPPPPAGKMNEVSAWTESVDNSMAQLEHQAVRAMNLELMSEYGCEMWKSYLETLVAMQAKCQARLAEVKKEIQDVNWGRKTKQTQGGEKLRSLEAQWVMLVSKNYEIEQACAKLEEKTYQKNMELNISQK